In one Lachnospiraceae bacterium GAM79 genomic region, the following are encoded:
- the rlmD gene encoding 23S rRNA (uracil(1939)-C(5))-methyltransferase RlmD: protein MKKREIIEGVIKDYDFPNKGSFELDGKKVIVKGALPGQKVSCMVSKVRKDKAEARLLDVLERSEIEDAVPPCPQFGICGGCAYQTMSYEHQLELKAGQVKKLLDGVIDLEAHPYDWEGIIGSPVTTAYRNKMEYSFGDEYKDGPLVLGLHKKNSMYDIVPVCNCVIVSEDYNRIVSYTMEFARAHGLSYHKKMQHVGLLRHLVLRQSKTNGGLLVNLVTSTDGLENLDLNAYVEGLLALPLDGTIIGILHTANDSLADAVVPEKVTLLYGRDYIEEEVLGLHFQISPFSFFQTNTKSAERLYSKAREYAGDTKDKLIFDLYSGTGTIAQMLSPVASKVIGVEIVEEAVEAARENAKSNGLDNCEFIAGDVLKVIDTIEEKPDLIILDPPRDGINPKALLKIINYGVDEIVYISCKPTSLARDLVTLQEHGYYVKKACAVDQFVNTGHVETCVLLEKTSATHAV, encoded by the coding sequence GTGAAGAAACGAGAGATTATAGAAGGTGTTATAAAAGACTATGATTTCCCAAATAAGGGAAGCTTTGAACTGGATGGCAAAAAAGTGATCGTGAAGGGAGCACTGCCCGGACAAAAGGTGTCCTGTATGGTATCCAAGGTGCGGAAGGATAAGGCAGAAGCACGTCTGTTGGATGTGCTGGAACGCTCCGAGATCGAAGATGCAGTACCACCATGTCCACAGTTTGGCATTTGCGGCGGCTGTGCATACCAGACCATGAGCTATGAGCATCAGTTGGAATTAAAGGCAGGACAGGTGAAGAAGCTGTTAGACGGTGTGATCGATTTGGAGGCACATCCATATGATTGGGAGGGCATCATCGGCTCGCCTGTTACAACTGCATACCGGAATAAGATGGAGTATTCATTTGGCGACGAATATAAGGATGGTCCGCTGGTACTAGGACTTCATAAGAAGAACAGCATGTACGATATCGTTCCTGTCTGCAACTGCGTGATCGTAAGCGAAGATTATAACAGGATCGTTTCTTATACGATGGAATTCGCAAGGGCGCATGGACTGTCTTATCATAAGAAAATGCAGCATGTAGGACTGCTTCGTCATCTGGTGCTTCGCCAGTCCAAGACAAATGGCGGACTTCTGGTAAATCTTGTAACCAGCACGGACGGATTAGAGAATCTGGATCTGAATGCATATGTAGAAGGGCTTCTGGCACTTCCGCTTGACGGAACGATCATTGGTATTCTCCATACGGCAAATGATTCTCTGGCGGATGCTGTTGTGCCGGAGAAGGTAACGCTGTTATACGGAAGAGATTATATCGAGGAAGAGGTGCTGGGACTGCATTTCCAGATCTCGCCGTTCTCATTTTTCCAGACAAATACAAAGAGCGCGGAACGACTGTACAGCAAAGCCCGTGAATATGCCGGAGATACCAAGGACAAGCTGATCTTCGACTTATACAGCGGAACCGGAACGATCGCCCAGATGTTATCACCGGTTGCCTCCAAGGTTATCGGCGTAGAGATCGTGGAAGAAGCAGTCGAAGCTGCAAGAGAAAATGCAAAGAGCAATGGACTTGATAACTGCGAATTCATCGCAGGCGATGTCTTAAAGGTCATCGACACCATCGAGGAAAAACCGGATCTCATCATCCTCGATCCACCGAGAGATGGCATCAATCCAAAGGCGCTCCTTAAGATCATCAACTACGGTGTAGATGAGATCGTCTATATCAGCTGCAAGCCAACCTCCCTCGCAAGAGATCTTGTGACCTTGCAGGAGCATGGATATTATGTGAAAAAGGCATGTGCAGTGGATCAGTTTGTGAATACCGGGCATGTGGAAACTTGCGTTCTCTTAGAGAAGACAAGTGCAACGCACGCAGTCTGA
- a CDS encoding teneurin-3: protein MAKSSFVERNKAVREAWNKELELVQEGKGTREWTLEQQKDILEKGRAYDENGKAFEGQHMKSAEMYPEYQGEAGNIQFLTRAEHLEAHDGNWQNPTNWYYNPITKEKFDFGDGPFIPCEIIQLPEPIISLTDDSTIQEIVIEEKENFSKAEETLKQSTETSRKTYSKPETPKTHKVQIETSKKAKNAFVKGLKSVGRFIVEHPVEALEIAGLAIGGVAKAVSSIKGRGSGSTHSTASTSSNSLVAEKVANIVEKTSRSLPSENDVTGHKQRYHTKNGVVWKDKAPYHRGGK from the coding sequence ATGGCAAAGAGTAGTTTTGTAGAACGAAACAAAGCAGTTCGTGAAGCATGGAATAAGGAACTTGAACTTGTACAAGAAGGTAAAGGCACAAGAGAGTGGACGCTGGAGCAGCAAAAGGACATTCTTGAAAAAGGGCGAGCTTATGATGAAAATGGCAAAGCTTTTGAAGGGCAGCATATGAAGAGTGCCGAAATGTATCCTGAATATCAGGGTGAAGCCGGAAATATACAATTCCTTACAAGAGCAGAACATTTAGAGGCACATGATGGCAATTGGCAAAATCCAACGAACTGGTATTATAATCCGATCACAAAAGAAAAGTTTGATTTTGGTGACGGTCCATTCATTCCGTGTGAGATAATTCAACTGCCGGAACCTATTATTTCTTTAACGGATGATTCGACTATACAGGAAATAGTTATTGAAGAAAAAGAGAATTTTAGTAAGGCTGAGGAGACCTTGAAACAATCTACAGAAACAAGTAGAAAAACGTACAGTAAACCTGAAACACCAAAGACTCATAAAGTACAGATTGAGACTTCTAAAAAAGCAAAAAATGCTTTTGTTAAAGGACTAAAATCAGTCGGAAGATTTATTGTCGAGCACCCAGTCGAGGCACTTGAAATAGCTGGATTAGCAATTGGTGGTGTGGCGAAAGCAGTATCTTCCATCAAAGGTAGAGGTTCTGGAAGTACGCATAGCACAGCATCTACTTCTTCAAATTCATTAGTCGCAGAGAAGGTAGCAAATATAGTAGAAAAAACAAGCAGGTCTTTACCAAGCGAGAACGATGTAACGGGTCATAAACAACGCTATCATACGAAAAACGGTGTTGTATGGAAAGATAAAGCGCCATATCACAGAGGTGGCAAATAA
- a CDS encoding SMI1/KNR4 family protein, with the protein MISEELKAIVDKFKEQGKMNFFDETTEEKILEFEKEKEITLPSKYKEWMLFSDGGELFLPAGVQLYGIEHKPLIDVNDNSRPSDDYIVIGAFASGDPILCKKAEETISIYNQKIGEIDEELVYPDFVAFLNDLYELLGIGE; encoded by the coding sequence ATGATTTCAGAAGAATTAAAAGCAATAGTAGATAAGTTTAAAGAGCAAGGAAAGATGAATTTCTTTGATGAAACAACTGAAGAAAAGATACTGGAATTTGAAAAAGAAAAAGAAATTACACTTCCATCAAAGTACAAAGAATGGATGTTGTTTTCTGACGGAGGAGAGCTGTTTCTTCCGGCAGGTGTTCAGCTATATGGAATTGAGCATAAGCCCCTTATAGATGTAAATGATAATTCAAGACCGAGTGATGACTATATTGTTATAGGTGCATTTGCTTCAGGAGACCCAATTCTATGCAAAAAGGCAGAAGAAACAATTTCTATATACAATCAGAAAATTGGAGAAATTGATGAAGAATTGGTATATCCGGACTTTGTAGCTTTCCTAAATGATTTATACGAACTACTTGGCATAGGAGAGTGA